The Aeromicrobium yanjiei genome includes a region encoding these proteins:
- a CDS encoding DUF3090 domain-containing protein, translated as MPPLVHGFDWPDRFVVGTVGEPGARTFFLQARAGKRVVSVGIEKEQAAALAEKIEEVLDGLMAEDGNPFSVPALTPAALVDNDPLEQPVEEEFRAGAMSLGWDPTTAQIVIEAFPILVVDAEELETIDLAEVEPEEVLVVRIPVGSARAFSKRTREVVGAGRPICPLCSLPMDSEEHVCELPEGFR; from the coding sequence ATGCCACCCCTCGTCCACGGATTCGACTGGCCGGACCGTTTCGTCGTCGGCACCGTCGGCGAACCCGGCGCCCGGACGTTCTTCCTCCAGGCCCGCGCGGGCAAGCGGGTCGTCAGCGTCGGCATCGAGAAGGAGCAGGCCGCTGCCCTCGCCGAGAAGATCGAGGAGGTCCTCGACGGGCTGATGGCCGAGGACGGCAATCCGTTCAGCGTCCCGGCGCTCACCCCCGCCGCCCTCGTCGACAACGACCCGCTCGAGCAGCCCGTCGAGGAGGAGTTCCGGGCGGGCGCCATGAGCCTCGGCTGGGACCCGACCACCGCCCAGATCGTGATCGAGGCGTTCCCGATCCTCGTCGTCGACGCCGAGGAGCTCGAGACCATCGACCTGGCCGAGGTGGAGCCCGAGGAGGTGCTGGTCGTCCGCATCCCGGTGGGCAGCGCCCGCGCGTTCTCCAAGCGGACGCGCGAGGTCGTCGGCGCGGGTCGCCCGATCTGCCCGCTCTGCAGCCTGCCGATGGACTCCGAGGAGCACGTCTGCGAGCTGCCCGAAGGGTTCCGGTGA
- a CDS encoding histidine phosphatase family protein — translation MATVILVRHGRTTANASGVLAGRTAGVRLDETGRTQAARTGERLAVVPLVGVVTSPLERCRQTARAILQHQDGSPVTSVDKGITECDYGEWQGRALKDLAKEDLWKVVQGQPSAAVFPGGESLPAMQARSVAAIRRHDAAFEAEHGPGAVWAAVSHGDIIKAILADALGMHLDLFQRINVNPASVSIVRYGAARPDVVATNTDAGDLSWLRAAPPAEDAQVGGGAGPGGPA, via the coding sequence ATGGCCACCGTCATCCTCGTCCGGCACGGACGCACCACCGCCAATGCGAGTGGCGTCCTCGCCGGCCGGACGGCCGGGGTCCGGCTCGACGAGACCGGTCGCACGCAGGCCGCCCGCACGGGTGAGCGTCTGGCCGTCGTCCCGCTGGTCGGCGTCGTCACGAGCCCGCTCGAGCGGTGTCGACAGACCGCCCGCGCAATCCTGCAGCACCAGGACGGCTCCCCCGTCACCTCGGTCGACAAGGGCATCACCGAGTGCGACTACGGCGAGTGGCAGGGCCGCGCGCTCAAGGACCTGGCCAAGGAGGATCTCTGGAAGGTCGTGCAGGGCCAGCCGTCCGCTGCGGTCTTCCCCGGCGGGGAGTCGCTGCCGGCGATGCAGGCACGGTCGGTCGCCGCGATCAGGCGGCACGACGCGGCGTTCGAGGCCGAGCACGGACCCGGCGCGGTCTGGGCCGCGGTCAGCCACGGCGACATCATCAAGGCGATCCTCGCGGACGCCCTGGGCATGCACCTGGACCTGTTCCAGCGCATCAACGTCAACCCCGCGTCGGTCTCGATCGTGCGCTACGGCGCCGCGCGTCCCGACGTCGTGGCGACGAACACCGACGCGGGCGACCTGTCCTGGCTGCGAGCGGCTCCCCCCGCGGAGGACGCCCAGGTCGGTGGCGGGGCGGGCCCGGGTGGGCCCGCCTAA
- a CDS encoding adenylate/guanylate cyclase domain-containing protein: MSALEVVLAVSTGALAVALAVTVVRLRAVRRQVARLQEEGPRPTRQRRVPTATQAVRTVVGTALKVRDHGLGGVIRSSVDDLALWADVERPDLAGLAGADGTLTILFSDIEDSTALNHELGDRGWVRLLSRHDRLVQRAVDAHGGHVVKTQGDGFMVAFAEAAEAVAAACMIQRDLSRLRSRSKLYGVRVRIGAHRGSAVHRDNDLFGRNVALAARVASQADGAEVLVSDAVLRAVGEAALPVLDSREVELKGVPGTHRLHRVDWQRGGSATV; encoded by the coding sequence GTGTCAGCCCTCGAGGTCGTCCTGGCCGTGTCGACCGGTGCGCTCGCGGTGGCACTCGCCGTGACCGTGGTGCGTCTGCGAGCCGTCCGCCGTCAGGTCGCGAGGCTGCAGGAGGAGGGTCCGCGACCGACCCGGCAGCGGCGGGTGCCCACGGCCACCCAGGCCGTACGCACCGTCGTCGGTACGGCGCTGAAGGTGCGGGACCACGGCCTCGGCGGGGTCATCCGCAGCTCGGTCGACGATCTCGCGCTGTGGGCCGACGTCGAGCGTCCCGACCTTGCCGGCCTCGCCGGGGCCGACGGCACGCTGACGATCCTGTTCTCCGACATCGAGGACTCCACTGCGCTCAACCACGAGCTCGGCGACCGCGGGTGGGTCCGGTTGCTCTCGCGGCACGACCGTCTCGTGCAACGGGCGGTCGACGCGCACGGCGGGCACGTGGTCAAGACGCAGGGGGACGGCTTCATGGTCGCGTTCGCGGAGGCAGCCGAGGCCGTCGCCGCCGCGTGCATGATCCAGCGCGATCTCTCCCGGCTCCGGTCCCGCTCGAAGTTGTACGGGGTGAGGGTCCGCATCGGCGCGCACCGCGGCTCCGCGGTGCACCGCGACAACGATCTGTTCGGCCGCAACGTCGCCCTCGCGGCGCGCGTCGCCTCGCAGGCGGACGGCGCGGAGGTGCTCGTCAGCGACGCCGTGCTCAGGGCCGTCGGGGAGGCCGCCCTACCGGTCCTGGACAGCCGGGAGGTCGAGCTCAAGGGCGTACCGGGGACCCACCGCCTGCACCGCGTCGACTGGCAGCGCGGTGGATCTGCCACCGTATGA